A stretch of DNA from Curtobacterium sp. MCBD17_035:
CGTTCGTCACGAGTTCCGTGAGGCCGAGCGCCAACGGCGTCGCCGCTTCGCTCGGGAGCACACCGAACTCGCCCGTCTTCTTGGGGCGCACGGTCGTGTTGTGACTCGCCGCGACCTCGGTCACGAGCATGAGCACGCGGTCGAACACGTCGTCGAAGTCCACGTTCTGACTGAGACCGGTCGAGAGCGTGTCGTGGACGACCGCGATGGCGGCGACCCGACGCATCGCCTGCTGCAGGGCCTCCCGGGCCTCCTCCGAATGCGTGCGACGCGCCTGGATGCGGAGGAGCGACGCGACCGTCTGCAGGTTGTTCTTGACGCGGTGGTGGATCTCGCGGATCGTCGCGTCCTTCGTGATGAGCTCGCGCTCCTGGTGCCGCTGCTCGGTGACGTCACGGCAGAGCACGATCGCCCCGATGCGCTCCCCGTGGTCGCGCAGGGGGATCGCGCGGAGCGTCACGGTCACGCCCTTCGCCTCGATGTCGGTGCGCCACGGAGCGCGACCGGTCACGACGAGCGGCAGGGACTCGTCCACGACGAGTTGATTCCCGAGCAGCCCGGTCGTCACCTCGGCCAGGGAGAGCCCTTCGAGCTCGCCCTCGAAGCCCATCCGGTTGAAGGCACTGAGGCCGTTCGGGCTCGCGAAGGTGACGACGCCCCCGACGTCGAGTCGCAGGAGTCCGTCGGAGGCACGAGGAGCGCCCCGACGCGGACCGGTCGGTGCGCCGATGTCCGGGAAGTCCCCCGTGGCGATCATGCCGAACAGGTCGTTCGCGCTCGAGTTGAACGTCAGCTCCTGGCGGCTCGGCGTGCGCTGCTCGTTGACGTTCGAGTGGCGTGTGACGACGGCGATGGGCGCCTCCGTCGTCTGGGCGCTCGTGGCGGACAACCGACGCAGGACCGGGATCGCGCGCACGCGGGTCGGGGTGTCCTCGTACCAGTCGGGCTCCGCCGAGTCGACGATCTCGCTGCGTTCGAAGCACTGGGTGATCTGGTCGCGCCACTCGTCCCGCACGCCCTGCCCGACGACGTCGCGGTAGAACAGCGTCGCGGCGGACGACGGCCGCGCGTGCGCGACGGCCACGAACGAGCCGTCCTCCGCGGGCACCCACACCACGATGTCGGCGAACGACAGGTCGGCGAGGAGCTGACCGTCGCCCACGAGCAGGTGGAGCCACTCGACGTCCGCGTCGGTGGACCGGCCTTGGGCGAGAACGAGGTCACTGAGGGTCGACACGGA
This window harbors:
- a CDS encoding PAS domain-containing sensor histidine kinase; translated protein: MSTLSDLVLAQGRSTDADVEWLHLLVGDGQLLADLSFADIVVWVPAEDGSFVAVAHARPSSAATLFYRDVVGQGVRDEWRDQITQCFERSEIVDSAEPDWYEDTPTRVRAIPVLRRLSATSAQTTEAPIAVVTRHSNVNEQRTPSRQELTFNSSANDLFGMIATGDFPDIGAPTGPRRGAPRASDGLLRLDVGGVVTFASPNGLSAFNRMGFEGELEGLSLAEVTTGLLGNQLVVDESLPLVVTGRAPWRTDIEAKGVTVTLRAIPLRDHGERIGAIVLCRDVTEQRHQERELITKDATIREIHHRVKNNLQTVASLLRIQARRTHSEEAREALQQAMRRVAAIAVVHDTLSTGLSQNVDFDDVFDRVLMLVTEVAASHNTTVRPKKTGEFGVLPSEAATPLALGLTELVTNAVEHGLDGRDGEVEIVADRFEDHLEVQVRDNGRGLPEGKVGAGLGTQIVRTLIQGELGGTIDWHTLVGSGTEVTIGIPFRWSEQS